Genomic DNA from Pelosinus sp. UFO1:
ATAGTACCTTATGCTCCTATTGCTGGTTTACCAGATTATTTAGATGCTATGATAGAGTTGATGTTTGCTGATAATAAACCTGATGCTTATATTGAGGCTGTAGCCACTGCTGGTGGGACAGGTGCAATTCATCATACAATTTGGAATTATTCGGAGAGTGGGGATACGGTTTTAACATCTGATTGGTATTGGGGACCTTATAAGATACTATGCCAGGATTCCTTGCGAAAATTAGATACGTATACTTTATTTGATGAGCAGCAAAATTTTAATATTAAAGCTTTTACGAATAAGGTAAAAGAATTACTAACAAAACAAGATAATCTGATTATTATCATTAATACGCCTGCTCACAATCCAACAGGTTTTAGTCTAAGTGATAGTGATTGGGATAAGGTATTAGATCTCTTTAAAGAGTGTGCCAAAGATGCAAAGAAAAACATCATTCCCTTAATTGATATCGCTTATATCGATTATGCAGGTGAAAAAAACCAATGTCGTACTTTCTTGAAAAAACTAGGAGGCTTACCAGCTAACGTATTACCTATTCTAGCATCTAGTATGTCAAAAGGTTTTACTATGTATGGACAACGTACAGGTGCCATGATTGGGATTTCTTCTAATAAAGATGTAATAACAGAATTCGCAAGTGTCAATCAATTTACAAGTAGAGCAACCTGGTCTAACATCAATTATAGTGCTATGAAGCTAATGTCAGTGATTTACCAAGATAAAAAATTACTGTCTCAAGTAGAAAATGAGCGCAGTCAATACTATGCTTTGATTCGTAAGCGTGCTGATATTTTTATGCAGGAAGCTAAGGAAGCCAATTTACATATGCTTCCTTATATAGCAGGTTTCTTTATTACCGTTCCAGCAGAAAATCCTGAAGCAGTTTGTGAAAAACTTCATGAGGACAATATATTTGCTGTACCTTTAGCGAAAGGTATCCGGATTGCAGTTTGTGCTGTGTCATCCACTAAGATTACAGGCATGGCTGCCAAAATAGCAAAAGCAATCCTACATGTTTCAAAATAGTTGATGGAATACATTATTATCCATTCGTAGCTTGTAATGTAGTTGGTTATACTACAAGAAACAAGAAAAAAGGGGGAGATGAACTTGGGTCGTCAGCATGAAAATTGGATTGATGATACTGTTTTAGAGTTTCCTCGAACTATGTTTTGGATGATACATGTAATTGGAACTGTGATAATTTTTATTTTGGGTATGAGATTTGCTTTTAACAGAGCACCAGTTCCTATGGTAGCTTACCGTTTATTACGTAGGCTAATGCATTAAGTAAAAAACCAAAGAAGGGTGAAACCAGTTCACCCTTCTTTGGTATGTTGACCATGTCTCTATATATTGAAAGACATGGTCAACATAAAGTCTAAATTGTTTGAAAAATCCAACATAATGTTAACTATGCTATATGTGATTGTTTTATTTAGCTATTGATGATATAGTATTTTTGGGCTATTCAATAGCTGCATTTTGTATACTGAATTTTTCTAATTCTGAAAATGGGGGATAGGACATGTTTGGCTTAAAACCAAAAGAAGACGAATTTTTTAAATTATTTGTAGAAAGTAGTGTGGTATTACGAGAAGGGGCTTATGTACTGCAAAGTGTTATGAATGATTACACACAGCTGGACGTAAAAATGCAACAAATTTCTGATCTAGAGCATAAAGCGGATGATATTAATGATACAATCATTGATAAATTAAATCAGACCTTTATTACGCCACTTGATCGCGAGGATATTTATTCCTTAGCAACGATGTTAGATGACGTAGTGGATTTTCTACAAGGCACAATGCAACGTATGGTGTTGTATAAGGCTGGTAAGCCGCCGGAAGGTTCTGTTCAATTGATTAAAGTCTTAGTGGACTGTACAGAAGAAATGGTATCAGTATTTAATTTGCTAAAGAATATTAAAGGTAACCAAGAAAAAATACTCAGTCACACACATAAGATAGCTGATTTAGAGACGCAAGGGGATAATATTTACCGTCGCGAAGTTGCCTTATTATTTGAAACCTGTTCCGATCCAATTGAAGTTATCAAATGGAAGGAAATATTGGAACATATGGAGGACGCCCTTGATCACTGTGAAGATATTGCAGACTTATTGCGGGGCGTAGTTATGAAATATGCCTGATACATTAATTATTTTTGTTGTCTTATTAGCATTAGCCTTTGATTATATCAATGGATTTCATGACACTGCTAACGCGATAGCAACTTCCGTATCAACCAGAGCATTGACACCACGATTTGCAGTGTGGATGGCGGCTGGATTGAACTTTCTTGGTGCTATGTATAGTACTGGTGTTGCGAAAACAATTGGTGGAGACTTAGTTAAGTCGGCCCAGATGGTGAACCAATATATTATTATTGCTGCAATTATAGGTGCAATTTTTTGGAACTTAATAACTTGGTGGAAAGGGATTCCTAGTAGTTCGTCTCATGCCCTAGTAGGTGGAGTCATTGGTGCTGTTTTAGTATCCACAGGCTATGAGGCACTCAAAATAGAAGGCATTCTAAAAATTGTTGCTGCTTTAATCTGTTCGCCTCTTATT
This window encodes:
- a CDS encoding aminotransferase class I/II-fold pyridoxal phosphate-dependent enzyme produces the protein MTTSIAASHAKGKCATDKIFGANAAASKAAALYGRDKVVNATIGAFMDEQEALACIPTVGKVFKELPINQIVPYAPIAGLPDYLDAMIELMFADNKPDAYIEAVATAGGTGAIHHTIWNYSESGDTVLTSDWYWGPYKILCQDSLRKLDTYTLFDEQQNFNIKAFTNKVKELLTKQDNLIIIINTPAHNPTGFSLSDSDWDKVLDLFKECAKDAKKNIIPLIDIAYIDYAGEKNQCRTFLKKLGGLPANVLPILASSMSKGFTMYGQRTGAMIGISSNKDVITEFASVNQFTSRATWSNINYSAMKLMSVIYQDKKLLSQVENERSQYYALIRKRADIFMQEAKEANLHMLPYIAGFFITVPAENPEAVCEKLHEDNIFAVPLAKGIRIAVCAVSSTKITGMAAKIAKAILHVSK
- a CDS encoding DUF47 domain-containing protein, with translation MFGLKPKEDEFFKLFVESSVVLREGAYVLQSVMNDYTQLDVKMQQISDLEHKADDINDTIIDKLNQTFITPLDREDIYSLATMLDDVVDFLQGTMQRMVLYKAGKPPEGSVQLIKVLVDCTEEMVSVFNLLKNIKGNQEKILSHTHKIADLETQGDNIYRREVALLFETCSDPIEVIKWKEILEHMEDALDHCEDIADLLRGVVMKYA